TATTTTCAAGGTTCTGCCTGTGCATGCGGAGCACATCCTTCTTCAAAACGAGCTTCAACGCCCCGAATCGCTGACCAGTGACGGTGCCCTTGtgttttgatatctccaaTATAAGCAACTCCAGGCTCGTCTGAAACGCATGCAGTCGACGTTCAGCAGACGGGAGATAAAGAATCTTCGGAGCTTCTGGTTTTAGGGCGATCAGAATTGCTTGAACAATCTCGATCTCTTCAATGAGATCTTCCAGTTCTCCAGGAATCGTCTTGATGAACAGCCGGAGAGCCCTCAGCTTCGAGATGGTCTGTATTGTCTGCTCTAACAGAGTCAGAACACTGACTGCAGCTCCGAATGCTTCGGCCATTTCCACTTTCTGGGCTGTGGGTTGTCAAACGGATTATGGCCGGGGTTGTGTTCGGCTTTTGAATTGCTCTTCCACAAGGCTAATATTTGAGGCACTGCTTACAAGGCTGTGCTCAACCACGTATGCAGCCCTGATAGGTTCCTTTTAGCAGGGATCTTGCCTGCACTCTGGGCATCGCATAACAAAATGGTTCAATTCTTGTTTACGATTCTTAAACCGGTAAAAAAAGAGATAAACCCTTAATGAATTCTCGCCGTAGGCACTATCGAACTTGCTTAACCACACTTACTGCACCGCATCCAGAAGCACCTCGTTCCAAATCTCGCAAACATCCCTAGACATCTGACTATCCTTTATAATCCTGAATCCTCCGTTCGTCACATTAAGCACATTCCCAGGCACCTCATCACCCAGCCCACTAACCCTTGGCCAGTATTCAAGGTGATACTCCCCACTCCGCGGTACATTCGGATCTGCCGTCCTCGCATGGTTAGTGAGATACCTCTGGAACCTCTCAAAAAGCGGCTCCGTATACCCCTGCAGCTCCGAATTATACCAAGTCGCAGGTGCATCCGACCCATGAGTCCCGTTAATAACACCATCAATGAAACTGTACTGCATTGACCAGGAGCTGTCAGGGTATGCCTCAAGAACGGCACGCATGTTACAGCTGAAGATAAGGTCAAAGTACATTGCCGCAGCCTTCTCTTTCATACTCGAGTTAGCGTAGTTCTCTTGGTAATAATCCACCATGCGTTTCGTTCCAGCGGTAGAGTTTGGCGGGAGACTGCCGGAGATAAACGACTGCAGGAAGCCACCTGGGATTGGATCAGGGAGGAAAAGACTCGCTTCGTCGAGGACGTGGCTGTTTATTATAGAGTCCATGTCTTTCCAGGTATTGCCTCTCGCGTACTCCACCAGGGCAGGACCCCGAATATACTTCCCGTCTGGAACAGGAGACGCTTCTCCTGCGAATACCTTCCCATTTGCCTTGGCCAGGGCAGAACTATTCGCCGCGCGAAGACAGCGGAGTGAATCCTCCCCCTTAGATAGACATCccgcagctgcagcaaaaGTCTCGAATCTCTTCTTATACACCGGCGGGTTCGCATTCACACCAAAGGCAGGACTCTGCAGCAGTGCCCTTCTAAAGAGCGGATCCCGCGATCCGCCTTCTGCAATGAGGTGGTATATGATAGAGCCCGCGCCACCAGACTGGCCCCAGGCGGAGACATTATGGCGGTCACCGCCGAGTAAATGGATATACGACTGGACCCATTCTAGCGCAGCTCGTTGGTCATGAAGACCGGCGTTGAAATCTCCTTGACTGAGTAGAGGTTCTCCGGCGAGGAACCCAAACCCGCCGAGACGGTAGTTGATGGAAACAACAATCAGGTCGTTGTCCCCGCGTTGAACAAGGCTTGTGCCGTCGTAGTATCCCAACTCGATAGCCTGGTCTTTGGAGCCGGTGACATACCCGCCGCCGTGGATCCAGACGACTACGGGCACTGAACTGTTTCGTTCCTTAAGAGCCTTTCCCGGGACGTAGAcatcgaggaagaggcagtCTAGGAACGAGGTTAGCAGGTATATAGAGATGATACCCAGCAGCTTACCTTCAGCGGCATTCTTAGAGATGTTTTCGAATATCGGGTTTTCGAAGTTTCCAGGAATAGGAGCAGGAATGCAGTTATGCCCGTATGAGCCGTTTTGTATACCAGGTATGAATTCAGGGGGTGTTGGCTTGGACCATCGCAGGTCGCCCACTGGGGGAGCAGCGTAGCGGATGTTGCGGAATGTGTAGACCTTGCTCGTCAGTCTGGGTATATTGCTTCGAGGACAATAACTTACATCTACATCGTGATCATAATGATGTGCTCGCCATGTTCCGTACGGAAGATTCAGCAGAGGAAGGTGGTTGTCGTGCTGGATGGTCGCAGATGTGCACTGGGACAAGATCGCTGTAAGGAGAAAGGTGACAGATAAATTGAGTATCAGCATATTGGTCAGTATCAATACAGTGGACTTCTACGAGTTCTGTCAGGTCCCCAGCATGAGATATCCTTCCCTTTATATCAATTCCGAGGAGCCCACCCGGCCATTTTAACGATGACGACCATTCTGAGGCTCAACTCGTATCCGAGTACGAGTGCCCGATTTGATATGGACGGGCAATCTTGGCCCATCGACAGGTTCCATGGTGTGCCTTTGCCCTGCCCAGTGGCCACATGGGTTGGCCAGCTCTATTTTACCATGAAGTAGATCACATCCTCACCATTAAACCCTCACCTTCAACCAGACGATGATCGCCGTGTCTCGTATTCATGGCACCCTGATTCGCTGCACTGGACCGACTCAGCCTCTCTGGGCATGCCAGGATACAGGGTCTCGTATTCCCAGTTAGGAAACGAACCCAACTTCAAAGCGTCAAGATTCCATCGCATCGTCATCCCGTCGAGAACCAGACTTCAACCCActgctgatgatgtggaACCGAGTATTCCTTGCATGGCTTGTTCTGCCCGTGGTTGCGCAGTCCGACCGGGACAGCCGCGATGTGCTCTGCGTGTATCCTCTATCCGGAGTCTATGCTCCTCTCCAGCGGatcctcttctatctcttACTGTCATTCGGGGTCATCGGTCGCCGCCAGAGATGGCTCGTAGCTGGAGCCCTGGCAAGCGCCATGACCTACTGCGGCGCCGCAGCAATACACTCAATCCTACTGCTTGCCAAAGCCCGCTCGCCAGTCGTTGATCTGGATGTATACGGTGTCTTCGCTGCAACATCCACCGGGATCATGCTCACAACACCTCTCCTCGCCTGGTCAACGACACTGCAGACCGTGGAGCGAGAGGTCCGGATGCTCATCACCCTCTGgaccctcctcatcctcgtcggcGCCATTCTCGCGGTCGCAACGATCTATATCAGGGGAGCAACCAAGAGCCCTCCCTGCTACGACTCTTTATCGTTAGACATCCCAtctacagcatcaacatTGCACAATGCCACCGCCAACTGCACATATGTCTGCTTTCCAGAAGTATCCCCTCTAGGCCGCTCCCCAGACGACGTCCTCGTCTGGGACAATAAACTCGCGCGACCTTTTGATATCATCTCTGTTTTCCTCCCAACCATTGCAGCCGCCGTCCCAGCTGCTTTCATCGCGTGGACTCAGTATGTCTACCGCAACGGAGATTCTTATCTCATCCGGCCACCGCCGATATTCAGCCGTCTAGAACTTGGGTGGCTCGGGGAGCTACTATTCGAGAAGCGGCGCGATCGCAATCCGTCCTCGAGAACCCACTCAGAACCACCAGAGCTATCTGAACCAGCCCCAGGCCGCCGTCCAGTGCGGTTTCCCTGGCTCGCTGTGGCATACCAGTACTACTTCGTGCTCGGCTCGTTCGGCGTCTTCGTGGTGAACCTGGTGATGAATGAGGTGCGGTTTCGAGATCTCCCCGTGGACGAGATGATGTATGAGGTGGACCAGTGGACTTCTTGGGTGGGCGTTGCCTTGATTCTGCTGGCGCAGGTGCTGAGTCGGTTTTTGAAGCGTTCGAGAGCGGATACTCTACGGAGTGCAGGTGGTGGAGAGGAACTGCGTATATGGGATCAGGAACGGGGTGAGGGTGAGTATCGGAAGGAGATGGGTATACGGACAGACACATTTCGCAGTGAGGCCTCGACATTTCGGAGGAGAAATAGTCTTTAGCCCAATTGTATTGAATATCTTAACctagtatattatagtatGTTATATGGGCTGGAAACTGATCGGCGCAGAATACGAGGAtcaggctgctgcggctcTGCCTATTTATGTCCAGCTCCCCGCATCGCCTGGcctgttttctttctctctttctttctttctttctttcttttcctttccacACCTCGCGAGCTAAGATATTGGTTTGAAAATGACCGACATCGCGACATCAGAGGTGCTCATCTCCGAGCTGGCCACCAAAGAGGTCACTCTCGCCCCAAAACAAGTCACCGTCGTGCGCGAGAtccccaccaccatccaggTAACCCCaagcttatttatttatttatttataaacaTGTTCTAAGCTAACAAACCAGCCCGGCCAAAACGAAATCACcatcctcggcctcgaccCGCACGTCGACCGCGACTCCATCCGCATCGAAGGCTCCGGCGCCGCGACCATCACCGACATCCAGACCAGCGTCGTCCCACAACGACTAGACTTTAACGACGTCTACCCGCTCGAGACAGAAAATGACCGGCAAAcaagcgatgaagacgaagatatctccgaggacgaggaggcgctCGACGACGCCGAGCTGCAAGCGATCCGCAaagagatcgagaaggtAGAAGAGCGCAAAGGACGCGCCTCAAGCGATATCAACGCCGCGCGCGCAATTCTGAATATCATGGAGGATTACGCGAAGGGACTACAtaaagaagagaaaacagATGTGAAGCAGTTCGAGCAGTTCTTGGATCTATATAGTACCCGGCGCGACGCCCAGGCTGAGCGCAACCAGGCGGCTGTCGCGGAGGTCGAGACCTGCGAGAAGGAGCTGGCGAAGCTGCAAAGGAGATTCGAGCGGCGCAAGGCGCGATATCTGCAGGACCAGCGCGCGGCGTCGCTGGCGGTTCGGCTGCGAAATGAGAAGCGGGCTAGGGCTCgcgagcagaagaagagtgaGCGCGTGCAGGAGCGCCGTGAGAAGAGCTACTTCTGGGCCAGCAGTGTCGGGCGGGTCATTGTCTCGCTGGATGGGCAGAATGCTGTATTCACGCCGGGGTCGAGTCGGAGAAGCTCGGTGGTtgagagggttgagagggttgagagggttGAGAACGTGCAGGAGGCCTCGTCCATTGATGTCGTCCTGCGCCTGAGCTATATCGTGCCGAAGGCAAGCTGGTCTTCGCGGTACGAGCTGCGGATCAattcgccctcgtcgtctgcGCGGTTGACATATCGTGCCGAATTCATCAACTCGTCGACCGAGACCTGGCGCGATACTCGCGTCACGCTGTCTACATCGCAGGCTTCGTTCAGCGGCATCGGGGCGCGCATCCCTTCCTTGGATGCATGGAATATCAAGCTGCTGGAAAATGCTTCCAATGGCAGCTCGTCCAACGGCCCTTCTTGGGATCGGATCCTGGATGTCCCCCGGTCTGGTCCTGTTGGGAATTTCGCACTATTGCATCATCAGGATGCAGCTCGAAAGCCTTCTCACTATTCAAAATTGCCGCCTTCTATTCCGCCAGCACAGTCCGGTAGCCTTTTCTCAGTGCCAATAAACTCGTCAACGGGGTCCGAACCACAGGCAGGAGGCCTGTTCGGAGGACAAGCAAAGGGGGGAGGCCTGTTCGGAGCACCACCgcaaccaccaacaccacaacagcCTCAGAATCTGAATGGCTTCGGGTCGAATTCAAATAATGTGCCCTcggcagcaccaccagctcctcctccacctcctcctcctgctccttcaTCCGGAGTGAAGTCCTTATTCGGACAGTCGATGAGTGCACCCAACAACGCCGGAGGCCAGTCGCCACAGAACAACCCATTCGACACCGCAGCAAGCGCAGCAGTCGAGCTCGAGGCGGACGATTCAGACACGCAGTCTCTTACATCCAGTGCCCTCGAACACCAGGACTCCGTCAAGCAAGACTACGGCATGACAACCTCGTACGAACTCCCCAGCCGGCGCACACTGGCCCCCTCCCTCGTTTCCCGGCGCCACGTCCTCGCAGACCTCGACCTCAAGTCCGTCACACTCACGTACGTGGTTGTCCCCAAGCGCCAGGAGGCTGCATTCCTACGGGCCAGAATCAAGAATACCTCCTCCCTCACGCTGCACCCTGGGCAAGTTGGAATCACGGTCGACGGGACGTTCGTCGGGACGGCGAGTCTTGAGTTGTGTGGGCCGAACGTCTTTTTCAATATCTCGCTCGGCATTGACCCGGGGATTCAAGTCAAGTATGCAAAGCCGGCTGTGAAGCTGATAACGGGTGCAATGTTCTTCAATAAGGAGAATGGGGCCAAGTTCCGCCGCTCCTGTTGGGTGAATAATACAAAGACTACTGCCGTGGATCTTATCGTGTTCGATCAGGTCCCTGTCTCGGACGATGAGAAGCTCCGGGTGAATCTTCTGCAGCCGGCTGGTCTTGAGAAAGAGGGTGACGAGGCGGATatcgagatggagaagaagaagggacaTGGAACTGCAACCCTGCAGAAGAATGGCCAGATCAAGTGGACGCTGCGTCTTGAGCCACGGGAGGAGATCCGTCTCGTGCTGGAATATGAGGCCAAGGTGCCAACTGGGAGCGATGTCAGCGCGGCATAATCCGCTTATAGTCCGTAGTTAGTTTAGATATCCAATGCAATCCATATTCAATCAGCCCTAACTACCAGTCAAAACTTCCTGGCATTTTCTTCACTTGCTTCACCTCTTTGGCTTCCGTGACGTCCTTCCCATCCCCACCAGCGCTTTTACCCTCCGCGTCAACCCCCCATCTCTCCCTCCAACAAGCCAACTCCTCCCTCCAAAGATCATTAACACACGGGTCGCACGAACTCCCACAGCACTCCCCCAGCCCCGGTTTCGGAGGCGGGTCATCCCCGTCCCGCGACGCGGCCTTGACAAGCTGCTTTGTGCGCGTCTTGGTAAGCCGTTTCGCGTTTTTTATGCGCGGGACTTCCTCGGGCTCATAAAGTGGCGTTTTTGTTGCGGATGGCATTTGGATGTGCAGTTTTATTATTGTGCcggatgttgatgatataTGTTTACAACCCGTTGATATATATCTCTGTATACAGCTTTGACTAGATAGCACGTGATGACGGAGATACCCGGGCGGGTGAACAAATTTCCCGAATCACTCCGAGTCctgcttctttcttgtttCCACGCATTCCTAATGTCTCGATTCTCTCGAATACTGACGGTAGATCGGATGTACTCCGTCGCTGGAATTAACTCGGCCATCTGATAACCGGCCAGCATATCCCATACAATTCGGCAGTCATTAAACGCACGTCCTACACACTGTTACAGCCACAGTCTTTGACTCTTTGGTCATCACATCACACTGAGCTCAGGGGCGTCGAATAAACTGCAACCCAACCAGACCGACCTGGGACCAGAGAGCAGAGCCATCAACGTCGCAGCAGCGGTAACGGCAATAATAACAGGGACAAATATTAAATACACGATCGTCACCGGGATCGGAAAGAAAAAGGTAAAGGAAAGAGGAAAGACGAAACGGGTGCATTAAATTGTGCTTGGCGCGTCCACTAGCGCAGGAGAGCTTGCCGGAGCTCCGGACTGCCAGATTTTTCAGTCGGCTGTCTCTGAACGAGTTAAACGGCTATATAGGAGTGAAATATGATGGATTGGGTTATTTGGTTAGACGGCAAGGTTATGGTTTGGTGGTCTGCCCAGAATTGAGTTGGAATTGTTGGACTGAGTTGGGGATGTCATGGAGGCGAAAGAGCTGACGTCTACACTGCGACTTGCCAGGCCCGGAGTTGAGGCCACGCATCCGCAAGGCTCCGTTAGCTaaggccagctccagctgtGGAATACGGGGAAGCACTGTTTACGACTTTGCAGCTACAATTGACGTACTGTGTAAATTCAGCTGAGTAGAGGCACTCGTTAAGTGGTCATTTTATGGTCTATATGTACAGTGTATTGCTTGATGACGGGCCGGAAACAAAGGGAAAAAATGGAAAAAGATGATAGTGTAGTACATGATAATAAAAAGACCACCACAATTACCTCCTACCGGCTATGCACAATAGCCAACCGAATAGAAGAAAAAGTCCCAATATCGAGAAAAATAGAAAGAACCAAATCTCATCTCATTGCCCAATCGTACACTGCTCGGAACGTAATAATGAATAACTCGCGTGTATTTATCCAATTGCCGGGTTAAAACAAGACAGGTTTTCccatcttctctctcttgtCGTGGTGATGTGATTTTCTTCGAAGGCTCTCACACCCTCAAATTGTCCGTGGTGTGTGGGATTGTCGTAATCTAGACGTACTTGCACATCATGGCAACCATGAGGTCGAACAGACCAATGGCTTCGACGAAAGCGAAACCAAGAATGGCGTAGGAGAAGAGCTGGCCACGGAGAGCAGGGTTGCGGGAGACGGCCAGGAGGAGAGAACCGAAAACAACACCGATACCGATACCGGCACCACCGAGACCGATGGCAGCAGAGCCCATACCAATGTTCTGGGAGACCTGGACCATGGCGTCGGCGATCTCAGAGGAGTACTGGCGGCGGGCAGCGAAGCCCTGGCGAGCGGTGGCCTGGATCATGGAGGGCTGCTGGCGCTTGACGGTCTGGAAGGGGATGGCCTGGCGCTGGGTGGTGAGAGTGCGCTTGGGGACGGCCTGGACGCGAGCGGCAGGGCGGGCAACCTTGGAGGTTGCGGCCATGGAGGTGGCCAGGCGCTGGGCAAAGACACGAGAGGCGGCCATTGTGAGGAATGGGagttgagatggaggagaagagagagagaatggAATTGGAGATGGACtgaggatggaagagaagaggaagagaagaggagagagagagaggaagtcTTCCAGGAGGGAAGAAAAATGGGGAGGAAAATGGCCCTAGCACCTAAATACGTTTCCCGCTTAATTTTCGCCCTTTTTTCCCAAACCCTCCGCGCCTTTCGTGCGCTAGCTACGTTGGGAGGCTGGGAACAACCCTACGCCGAACCTCCCGTATCGCCCGTACGAGAGAGAAGGGGGGAGAAACGGTATTCACTGTATTCTATCCCTATCTGGGCCTCCTGGCATTCCACCCTGGGGAGGTCGGGTTCCTTCGGGATGGGGCCAAGCAGCCTGAGTTTTGGTGCAGCCAATAATGCACCCACCCGTGGAGCGGTGGTGAGCTGTCGAGGCGTCTCTCTTGACCGTGAATTGCTCAAGCAGCAGGTCCGCAACGTAGTGGAATCCACTGGTTGCTCCAGCCACGGCGAGGCATGCCCACTTCTTCCGTCTTTCCGTGATGATGGCTAAGGAACAAGCCTCTACGATTGACAAGTTATTACTGTCTGATGACTCTGGTCTGACTTGCACGGTGCTGCCAATTGCTCTACTCCTCCGGTGTATACCCAATGCCGGCAGCtgcgcaaaaaaaaagaaatgatGTAAAAATTCTGCAGTGGGTCCAGACTAAATGGGTCCGATAAAGTGGTACAGGCCCACTAATCCCAGCCAATCACCAGCTCCGACCCTGCTAGCTAAATGGGCAGCGGCTTCTCGGACGCAAATCAGCGACCAATCCGGCCCGAATCGGGAATGCGgctccaccagcaccggaCTTGGTCAGACACACTGGATCCCCAATTCCCCCAAAACAGGCTGGCAAACACGCTTGACCGAGGGCTCGGCTGGAAGGAAATCCTGTCAGTTTCAAGTGATGGGGGGGAGTGACCAAGTCTGAGCGATCATGCGCTGGGGAAGACGCGGCAGCAGCTGCGACTTGTCCGGGCCCCGTAAATTACCGTATTGGCGTCTCACCGAATTCGGATTGGGATTTGCCGTTCTGGGCCGAAATCCACCCAAGCAACAAACAGCTGAATGCTGTTGCTCAGGAGTCAAGGGCAGCGAACACCACCATTCTCGAGGGGCGAAGTGCCAGGTTATATAGCTTGTCTGGATCCTCCAGACTGCTGCTGAAAAACCGGTGCTGGGCGAAGCCGAGTCGATGGACGAAATCTCGCCTCGATCCCGAGTTCGCCATCTTGCTTGGCTATTTTGCCTAATTTCCCTCAGCCTTCTCCTGACCTGCATCTCGATCTGTTTGTTTCGCCGCGTCTGCAGCCGTATTATTTACCTTTgcccttttttgttttcacCCTGCGACCTCCCATTCTTTGTTTAGGTTTCCCTGCCAGCTCGCTTTTTGAAGCACTATTTGTGATGCATACAATTGACACAGCACGCTGACCACAGTGAGTCAGTCTGAGCTTGGGGCTGCTTCAGCTGTACGGTAACTTCCGCGTGATCTCCCAGATTAGGTAACGGTCCCGAATAAGTTAAGGGGCACTCAGACGAAGCATGTGCCCAAACGTCTAGCTGCCAGCACCAGGATGCCAGGATGCTGCTCCTGCGCCCTTAGTTCCGGCGGCTTTTCCCGagtcttctcttccaactTTGTTCTTTGTCCGCTGGCGTTAGAAAAGTCTCTGAACCCTGCAATAATGGCCTTTTTTATCGTTCAGTGTCCCCTGGTCGCAACCTGCAGTAGCTGATCGGTTCTGTCGGTATGGACGGTATGGACGGTTTCCCACGGCTGCCAGGTTTGGCAAGTTTGGCGCGTATACCGCTGGGCCTCGGTTATTGCTCTGTCTCCGTCCATTCCGCGGACGGACGATGGGAGTCTCAAGGACGTGGCCTTTACGCAAGCTGCCGTGGTAATTGCTCGGTGAGGACCCCGGAGATTTCTCGCGAAATACGGTCCGGGTCTTTTTCACCTCGTAGTTGATACAGCCCGTAATTTATTATTCTCAGACCGAGTCTTTGACTGCTCAGGCGTCTCTACCGTTGAGATTGGCATTCTGAAACGTAAATTGGACACTTGATGTCAAGTGAAACGAGAAGCATTAGCTGATGTGAGTCATGTGACATAGTTTGCATTGTTTGATCTCTGCCCTGCTGCGCTTTATACTATTTATGCTCAGCATTCACCATCCAGCCTATGAATTCTGCAACTGCCTTGTGGCCAATAGATAAATGGAGTAGTTGAAATAAGTTTAAGCTTCTGTATTCATACAATAGTCTTCCATGCTGGCATCATCCAATTATGTCCTTTGTTAAGCACATATGgaggatatatattttggtAATAGACCCGCTGTATATATTGGGACAACCGACAATATCCCGGCGTATGAGCAGTTGACTAGGTAAACTGCACGATGAGCTGCTATTTAAAATTAGGCTCAGCCGATAATATCCTTTTTCAAAGATACTGACTTGACTTTGGTGTTAAAAGTGAATACAGGCTTGATTGAATAGTTGCTCGTACAGTTAGAGAGTTGTGGTCATTAGAACAATAAAAAAACTCCTTTAAATATGATATACAAGATACCTGCACCGGACTAGTTTGAGCCAATAAAGACATTTCTTATCTGAGGCTCGTATAATTGCCAGAAATGCGGCTTCCCCGCATTTGATACTCTCCCTCTGCCAGCATTCCCAACAACATGACTGAAAACGCAACCGAATCCAAGATCGAGAT
Above is a window of Aspergillus puulaauensis MK2 DNA, chromosome 2, nearly complete sequence DNA encoding:
- a CDS encoding uncharacterized protein (COG:T;~EggNog:ENOG410PKN8;~InterPro:IPR019819,IPR002018,IPR029058;~MEROPS:MER0033198;~PFAM:PF00135,PF07859;~SECRETED:SignalP(1-22)) — encoded protein: MLILNLSVTFLLTAILSQCTSATIQHDNHLPLLNLPYGTWRAHHYDHDVDVYTFRNIRYAAPPVGDLRWSKPTPPEFIPGIQNGSYGHNCIPAPIPGNFENPIFENISKNAAEDCLFLDVYVPGKALKERNSSVPVVVWIHGGGYVTGSKDQAIELGYYDGTSLVQRGDNDLIVVSINYRLGGFGFLAGEPLLSQGDFNAGLHDQRAALEWVQSYIHLLGGDRHNVSAWGQSGGAGSIIYHLIAEGGSRDPLFRRALLQSPAFGVNANPPVYKKRFETFAAAAGCLSKGEDSLRCLRAANSSALAKANGKVFAGEASPVPDGKYIRGPALVEYARGNTWKDMDSIINSHVLDEASLFLPDPIPGGFLQSFISGSLPPNSTAGTKRMVDYYQENYANSSMKEKAAAMYFDLIFSCNMRAVLEAYPDSSWSMQYSFIDGVINGTHGSDAPATWYNSELQGYTEPLFERFQRYLTNHARTADPNVPRSGEYHLEYWPRVSGLGDEVPGNVLNVTNGGFRIIKDSQMSRDVCEIWNEVLLDAVQ
- a CDS encoding uncharacterized protein (COG:S;~EggNog:ENOG410PYQU;~SECRETED:SignalP(1-17);~TransMembrane:7 (n6-13c17/18o33-53i60-83o95-116i128-150o212-236i296-319o339-358i)), which gives rise to MMWNRVFLAWLVLPVVAQSDRDSRDVLCVYPLSGVYAPLQRILFYLLLSFGVIGRRQRWLVAGALASAMTYCGAAAIHSILLLAKARSPVVDLDVYGVFAATSTGIMLTTPLLAWSTTLQTVEREVRMLITLWTLLILVGAILAVATIYIRGATKSPPCYDSLSLDIPSTASTLHNATANCTYVCFPEVSPLGRSPDDVLVWDNKLARPFDIISVFLPTIAAAVPAAFIAWTQYVYRNGDSYLIRPPPIFSRLELGWLGELLFEKRRDRNPSSRTHSEPPELSEPAPGRRPVRFPWLAVAYQYYFVLGSFGVFVVNLVMNEVRFRDLPVDEMMYEVDQWTSWVGVALILLAQVLSRFLKRSRADTLRSAGGGEELRIWDQERGEGEYRKEMGIRTDTFRSEASTFRRRNSL
- a CDS encoding uncharacterized protein (COG:S;~EggNog:ENOG410PI76;~InterPro:IPR037291,IPR025554,IPR011935;~PFAM:PF13600,PF13598) yields the protein MTDIATSEVLISELATKEVTLAPKQVTVVREIPTTIQPGQNEITILGLDPHVDRDSIRIEGSGAATITDIQTSVVPQRLDFNDVYPLETENDRQTSDEDEDISEDEEALDDAELQAIRKEIEKVEERKGRASSDINAARAILNIMEDYAKGLHKEEKTDVKQFEQFLDLYSTRRDAQAERNQAAVAEVETCEKELAKLQRRFERRKARYLQDQRAASLAVRLRNEKRARAREQKKSERVQERREKSYFWASSVGRVIVSLDGQNAVFTPGSSRRSSVVERVERVERVENVQEASSIDVVLRLSYIVPKASWSSRYELRINSPSSSARLTYRAEFINSSTETWRDTRVTLSTSQASFSGIGARIPSLDAWNIKLLENASNGSSSNGPSWDRILDVPRSGPVGNFALLHHQDAARKPSHYSKLPPSIPPAQSGSLFSVPINSSTGSEPQAGGLFGGQAKGGGLFGAPPQPPTPQQPQNLNGFGSNSNNVPSAAPPAPPPPPPPAPSSGVKSLFGQSMSAPNNAGGQSPQNNPFDTAASAAVELEADDSDTQSLTSSALEHQDSVKQDYGMTTSYELPSRRTLAPSLVSRRHVLADLDLKSVTLTYVVVPKRQEAAFLRARIKNTSSLTLHPGQVGITVDGTFVGTASLELCGPNVFFNISLGIDPGIQVKYAKPAVKLITGAMFFNKENGAKFRRSCWVNNTKTTAVDLIVFDQVPVSDDEKLRVNLLQPAGLEKEGDEADIEMEKKKGHGTATLQKNGQIKWTLRLEPREEIRLVLEYEAKVPTGSDVSAA
- a CDS encoding uncharacterized protein (COG:S;~EggNog:ENOG410Q19M;~InterPro:IPR019180;~PFAM:PF09791), encoding MPSATKTPLYEPEEVPRIKNAKRLTKTRTKQLVKAASRDGDDPPPKPGLGECCGSSCDPCVNDLWREELACWRERWGVDAEGKSAGGDGKDVTEAKEVKQVKKMPGSFDW
- the ATP9 gene encoding ATP synthase subunit C family protein (COG:C;~EggNog:ENOG410PPGS;~InterPro:IPR038662,IPR035921,IPR000454,IPR020537, IPR002379;~PFAM:PF00137;~TransMembrane:2 (i90-110o122-144i);~go_component: GO:0033177 - proton-transporting two-sector ATPase complex, proton-transporting domain [Evidence IEA];~go_component: GO:0045263 - proton-transporting ATP synthase complex, coupling factor F(o) [Evidence IEA];~go_function: GO:0015078 - proton transmembrane transporter activity [Evidence IEA];~go_process: GO:0015986 - ATP synthesis coupled proton transport [Evidence IEA];~go_process: GO:1902600 - proton transmembrane transport [Evidence IEA]); translation: MAASRVFAQRLATSMAATSKVARPAARVQAVPKRTLTTQRQAIPFQTVKRQQPSMIQATARQGFAARRQYSSEIADAMVQVSQNIGMGSAAIGLGGAGIGIGVVFGSLLLAVSRNPALRGQLFSYAILGFAFVEAIGLFDLMVAMMCKYV